In Kitasatospora gansuensis, a genomic segment contains:
- a CDS encoding trypsin-like serine peptidase produces the protein MTTWHRILLGALLSILVAITPAAARTAPPPTGLGTTATAPVTEESARVGALFSGGDHFCSASVVDSPGGTLLLTAAHCLSSADGVTFVPGYRNGASPYGSWKVTAVHTTEAWQDDRDQDEDYALLETAPDAAGRTVQSVVGGTPIAYDASLTATARLYGYPSRTDAPLLCTNATTAQSPTQRRIDCPGYPGGTSGGPFIDTTTGSLIGVIGGFEEGGDTEDISYAAHLDDTLAALFADVTTG, from the coding sequence TTGACGACCTGGCACCGCATCCTGTTGGGCGCCCTGCTCAGCATCCTGGTCGCGATCACCCCGGCCGCCGCCCGGACGGCTCCGCCGCCGACCGGTCTCGGCACCACCGCCACCGCCCCGGTCACCGAGGAGTCGGCCCGGGTCGGCGCGCTCTTCTCCGGCGGTGACCACTTCTGCAGCGCGAGCGTGGTCGACAGCCCCGGCGGCACCCTGCTGCTCACCGCCGCCCACTGCCTGTCCTCGGCCGACGGGGTCACCTTCGTCCCCGGCTACCGCAACGGGGCTTCCCCATACGGAAGTTGGAAGGTCACCGCAGTCCACACCACGGAGGCCTGGCAGGACGACCGGGACCAGGACGAGGACTACGCCCTGCTGGAGACCGCCCCCGACGCCGCCGGCCGCACCGTCCAGTCCGTGGTCGGCGGCACCCCGATCGCCTACGACGCCTCCCTCACCGCCACCGCCCGCCTGTACGGCTACCCCAGCCGCACCGACGCCCCCCTGCTCTGCACCAACGCCACCACCGCCCAGTCCCCGACCCAACGCCGGATCGACTGCCCCGGCTACCCGGGCGGCACCAGCGGCGGCCCCTTCATCGACACCACCACCGGCAGCCTGATCGGCGTGATCGGCGGCTTCGAGGAAGGCGGCGACACCGAGGACATCTCGTACGCCGCCCACCTCGACGACACCCTCGCCGCCCTCTTCGCGGACGTGACCACCGGCTGA
- a CDS encoding pentapeptide repeat-containing protein, with amino-acid sequence MFSELVSGLFGTGEGDSSVRPTGRDGSGLGFLGWLRLGLALQPAVFVRHAQDLAGARLAGTDLRNHHLADADLTEADLANADLTRSDLRGADLVRAVLCASNLRGTDLRGADLRGADLADAFLRDADLTGADLTEADLTGAHLTGARLTRARLGRARFAGAHLDASDLAGADLTRAVLVGTQLRGADLKGATLAHADLAHADLRYADLTGVDLRHAQLGSARLTEARLSGAHWSVGTAWPDDLAVQILVRSEEVLPGIFLVQERQELQYC; translated from the coding sequence ATGTTCTCTGAGCTCGTGTCAGGACTGTTCGGGACCGGCGAAGGTGACAGCTCGGTACGGCCGACCGGGCGCGACGGGTCCGGGCTCGGCTTCCTGGGCTGGCTGCGGCTCGGGCTGGCGCTCCAGCCGGCCGTCTTCGTGCGGCACGCGCAGGATCTGGCGGGCGCCCGGTTGGCCGGGACCGACCTGCGGAACCACCATCTCGCCGACGCCGACCTGACCGAGGCGGACCTCGCGAACGCCGACCTGACCCGCTCCGACCTACGGGGGGCCGATCTGGTCCGGGCCGTGCTGTGCGCGTCCAACCTGCGCGGGACGGACCTGCGCGGCGCGGACCTGCGCGGCGCGGACCTCGCGGACGCGTTCCTGCGCGACGCCGACCTCACCGGGGCCGACCTGACCGAGGCCGACCTGACCGGGGCTCATCTGACCGGCGCCCGGCTGACCAGGGCGCGCCTGGGTCGCGCCCGGTTCGCCGGTGCCCACCTCGACGCCTCCGACCTGGCCGGAGCGGATCTGACCCGCGCCGTGCTGGTCGGCACCCAACTGCGCGGTGCCGACCTCAAGGGCGCGACGCTGGCGCACGCCGACCTGGCGCACGCCGACCTGCGGTACGCCGATCTGACCGGCGTCGACCTGCGGCACGCCCAACTCGGCTCCGCCCGGCTGACCGAGGCCCGGCTGAGCGGGGCCCACTGGTCGGTCGGGACCGCCTGGCCGGACGACCTGGCGGTGCAGATCCTGGTCCGTTCCGAGGAGGTCCTCCCCGGGATCTTCCTCGTCCAGGAGCGGCAGGAACTGCAGTACTGCTGA
- a CDS encoding ABC transporter ATP-binding protein encodes MTETPSPMVVVEDLRRSFGTEPRVVHALRGVSFTAARGELTALKGRSGSGKTTLLNLVGGLDAPTSGRISLDGTDLSELDEDGRLALRRDRIGFVFQSFGLLPVLTAAENVGVPMRLRKLPAAEREERVRTLLALVGLAEHADQRPAELSGGQQQRVAIARALANDPALIIADEPTGQLDSETGLAVMELLRAVVHSQGVTALVATHDPTLMAQADRVVSLHDGQIVD; translated from the coding sequence ATGACCGAAACACCTTCGCCCATGGTCGTGGTCGAGGATCTCCGGCGCAGCTTCGGCACCGAACCGCGCGTGGTGCACGCCCTGCGCGGCGTCTCCTTCACGGCGGCCCGGGGTGAACTCACCGCCCTCAAGGGCCGGTCCGGCTCCGGCAAGACCACCCTGCTCAACCTGGTCGGCGGCCTCGACGCACCCACCAGCGGCCGGATCTCGCTCGACGGCACCGACCTCTCCGAGCTCGACGAGGACGGGCGGCTCGCCCTGCGCCGGGACCGGATCGGCTTCGTCTTCCAGTCCTTCGGCCTGCTGCCGGTGCTCACCGCCGCCGAGAACGTCGGCGTCCCGATGCGGCTGCGCAAGCTCCCCGCCGCCGAACGCGAGGAGCGGGTCCGCACCCTGCTCGCCCTGGTCGGCCTGGCCGAGCACGCCGACCAGCGGCCCGCCGAACTCTCCGGCGGCCAGCAGCAGCGGGTCGCGATCGCCCGCGCCCTGGCCAACGACCCCGCCCTGATCATCGCGGACGAACCCACCGGCCAGCTCGACTCCGAGACCGGCCTCGCCGTGATGGAACTGCTCCGCGCCGTGGTCCACTCGCAGGGCGTCACCGCCCTGGTCGCCACCCACGACCCGACTCTGATGGCCCAGGCCGACCGGGTCGTCTCGCTGCACGACGGGCAGATCGTGGACTGA
- a CDS encoding FtsX-like permease family protein translates to MLGFVLRRLRGRLPLAAAVLFTVLITTTVLTTLVAFNRTVAEAGLRRNLDGGSRVDLLLSADHALDTRAADDAGVTALGAQLFAGLPVTTQSLARSRSYGLPGAPGPTREVDLTVLAALDRSRLKLTAGQWPVADGTVQTAVPASALARLGLTENALPAQVTLSDRYGGRPLTVRVTGVYRAADRDAPYWRLDPLGGREIQVRGFTTYGPMLVDDGVFTSGLLPQGSRGSLLTADFGAADPERVEQLRARTAQLPELVKQHLPGTQLQTELPALLAELHSATLVTKSTLLIGALQLAVLAGAALLLVVHLVAERQTRENALLTARGATRRRLSAWTAVEALLLALPAALLAPLLTGPLLRLLTSYGPLTGMALEHADTAIRWPVAGACALACVALTALPAMLRGDGGRVVSRRQAVVSTVARSGADLALVALAVVAYQQLGARTGGLSVAADGELGIDPVLVAAPTLALCAGTLLVLRLLPFAARLGARLAARGRGLGPALGGWQLARRPGRANGPVLLLVLAVATGVLALGQHAAWRDSQHDQADFATAGGLRIWGSALPTLGQGGRYAALPGGDRLLPVARIDQSLPGDLPGRVLLTDTARAATGLTVRPDLLDGRSAGELFAPLSEPQPAGLRLPGRPARIDLTVAVHVADHAGLDWNRFFPDAPPEPLQAPDLWLRLRDGFGASHRILVSQLPPRSELTVSVDLGALTAAPLGSVAAPLTLTGFELTHPTGSREGGGELTVRRLAVSDTATGPATTVPAPVGTWTATTEAGTPADVRSGAAADSMLTIAYLQSTSHRSTVLAPGSTQSGPDVNGLATRAYLTAVGAKVGDLIRVQVGSANLPVRITGAVEALPVYGTTALLLDLPRADRWLSDRGADTPAVNEWWLPAAGPGDRTPAEAAAALRAGPTAQQLTLREEDAAARIGDPLSAAPQSALAALALAAAVLAAIGFTAASAASASERAGESAVLLALGASRRLLNRTAAAEQVVLVTIGTAVGLLLGAVLVHLVVPLLVLTPAARPPVPEVLVGLPLGQVLALAAGTAALPLLSAFLVGGRRRDVAARLRFVEEK, encoded by the coding sequence ATGCTCGGCTTTGTCCTGCGACGACTGCGCGGCCGGCTGCCACTGGCGGCTGCGGTGCTGTTCACCGTGCTGATCACCACCACCGTGCTGACCACCCTGGTGGCCTTCAACCGCACCGTGGCCGAGGCCGGGCTACGGCGAAATCTGGACGGCGGCAGCCGAGTCGACCTCCTGCTGAGCGCCGACCACGCGCTGGACACCCGGGCCGCGGACGACGCCGGGGTCACCGCCCTCGGCGCGCAGCTGTTCGCCGGACTGCCGGTCACCACGCAGAGTCTCGCCCGCAGCCGCTCGTACGGTCTGCCGGGTGCGCCGGGCCCCACCCGCGAGGTGGACCTGACCGTACTGGCCGCGCTGGACCGGAGCCGGCTGAAGCTGACGGCCGGTCAGTGGCCGGTCGCCGACGGGACGGTCCAGACCGCCGTACCGGCGAGCGCGCTGGCCCGGCTCGGCCTGACCGAGAACGCGCTGCCCGCCCAGGTCACCCTCTCCGACCGGTACGGCGGCCGCCCGCTCACCGTCCGGGTCACCGGTGTCTACCGGGCCGCCGACCGGGACGCGCCCTACTGGCGGCTGGACCCGCTCGGTGGCCGCGAGATCCAGGTCAGGGGCTTCACCACGTACGGGCCGATGCTGGTGGACGACGGCGTCTTCACCTCCGGCCTGCTGCCGCAGGGCAGTCGGGGCTCGCTGCTGACCGCCGACTTCGGCGCCGCCGATCCGGAACGGGTCGAGCAGCTCAGGGCCCGGACCGCCCAGTTGCCCGAACTGGTCAAGCAGCACCTCCCCGGCACCCAGTTGCAGACCGAACTGCCCGCCCTGCTGGCCGAGTTGCACTCGGCGACGCTGGTCACCAAGTCCACCCTGCTGATCGGGGCGCTCCAGCTGGCGGTGCTGGCCGGGGCCGCCCTGCTGCTGGTGGTGCACCTGGTGGCGGAGCGTCAGACCCGGGAGAACGCCCTGCTCACCGCCCGGGGCGCGACCCGGCGGAGGCTGTCGGCCTGGACGGCCGTCGAGGCGCTGCTGCTCGCGCTGCCGGCCGCCCTGCTCGCCCCGCTGCTGACCGGGCCGCTGCTGCGACTGCTGACCAGCTACGGCCCGCTGACCGGGATGGCTCTGGAGCACGCCGACACCGCCATCCGGTGGCCGGTGGCCGGGGCCTGCGCGCTGGCCTGTGTCGCGCTCACCGCGCTGCCCGCGATGCTCCGGGGCGACGGCGGCCGGGTGGTGTCCCGCCGACAGGCCGTGGTCAGCACCGTCGCCCGCTCCGGCGCCGACCTGGCGCTGGTCGCCCTGGCCGTGGTCGCGTACCAGCAGCTCGGCGCCCGCACCGGCGGCCTGTCGGTGGCCGCCGACGGGGAGTTGGGCATCGACCCGGTGCTGGTCGCGGCGCCCACCCTGGCGCTCTGTGCCGGGACCCTGCTGGTGCTCCGGCTGCTGCCGTTCGCGGCCCGGCTCGGGGCCCGGCTGGCCGCCCGGGGCCGTGGCCTCGGCCCGGCGTTGGGTGGCTGGCAGCTGGCCCGCCGCCCGGGCCGGGCGAACGGTCCGGTGCTGCTGCTGGTGCTCGCGGTCGCCACCGGCGTACTGGCCCTCGGCCAGCACGCCGCCTGGCGCGACTCGCAGCACGACCAGGCCGACTTCGCCACGGCGGGCGGTCTGCGGATCTGGGGCTCGGCGCTGCCCACGCTGGGCCAGGGCGGCCGGTACGCGGCGTTGCCCGGCGGCGACCGGCTGCTGCCGGTGGCCCGGATCGACCAGTCCCTGCCGGGCGACCTGCCCGGCCGGGTGCTGCTGACCGACACCGCCCGCGCGGCCACCGGACTGACCGTCAGGCCCGACCTGCTCGACGGCCGGTCGGCCGGGGAGCTGTTCGCGCCGCTGTCCGAACCGCAGCCGGCCGGACTCCGGCTGCCCGGGCGGCCGGCCCGGATCGACCTGACCGTGGCGGTCCACGTCGCCGACCACGCCGGCTTGGACTGGAACCGGTTCTTCCCCGACGCGCCGCCGGAGCCGTTGCAGGCGCCCGACCTCTGGCTCCGGCTGCGGGACGGCTTCGGGGCGTCCCACCGCATCCTGGTTTCGCAGCTGCCGCCGCGGAGCGAGCTGACCGTCTCGGTGGACCTGGGCGCGCTGACCGCCGCGCCGCTCGGCTCGGTCGCCGCGCCGCTCACCCTGACCGGCTTCGAGCTGACCCACCCCACCGGTTCACGGGAGGGCGGCGGCGAGCTGACGGTCCGTCGCCTCGCCGTCTCCGACACCGCGACCGGACCTGCCACCACCGTCCCGGCGCCCGTCGGCACCTGGACCGCGACGACCGAGGCCGGCACCCCGGCGGACGTGCGGAGCGGCGCCGCGGCGGACTCGATGCTGACCATCGCTTACCTCCAGTCCACCAGCCACCGCAGCACGGTGCTCGCTCCCGGCAGCACCCAGTCGGGCCCGGACGTCAACGGCCTGGCCACCCGCGCCTATCTGACGGCCGTCGGCGCCAAGGTCGGCGACCTGATCAGGGTTCAGGTCGGCAGCGCCAACCTGCCGGTCCGGATCACCGGCGCGGTCGAGGCGCTGCCGGTGTACGGCACCACCGCCCTGCTGCTCGACCTGCCCCGCGCCGACCGGTGGCTGAGCGACCGGGGCGCCGACACCCCGGCCGTCAACGAGTGGTGGCTGCCCGCCGCCGGCCCCGGTGACCGGACCCCGGCCGAGGCTGCCGCCGCCCTGCGGGCCGGGCCGACCGCCCAGCAGCTGACGCTCCGTGAGGAGGACGCCGCCGCCCGGATCGGTGACCCGCTGAGCGCCGCCCCGCAGAGTGCGCTGGCCGCGCTGGCGCTGGCCGCCGCCGTGCTGGCCGCCATCGGCTTCACCGCCGCCTCGGCCGCCTCGGCGAGCGAGCGGGCCGGCGAGTCGGCCGTACTGCTCGCGCTCGGCGCGTCCCGACGGCTGCTGAACCGGACCGCCGCCGCCGAGCAGGTGGTGCTGGTCACGATCGGCACCGCGGTCGGGCTGCTGCTCGGAGCCGTACTGGTCCACCTGGTGGTGCCCCTGCTGGTGCTCACCCCGGCGGCCCGTCCGCCGGTTCCCGAGGTCCTGGTCGGGCTGCCGCTCGGTCAGGTGCTGGCCCTGGCGGCCGGGACCGCCGCCCTGCCGTTGCTGTCCGCCTTCCTGGTCGGCGGCCGCCGCCGGGACGTGGCCGCCCGGCTCCGGTTCGTGGAGGAGAAATGA